One genomic window of Salvelinus namaycush isolate Seneca chromosome 22, SaNama_1.0, whole genome shotgun sequence includes the following:
- the LOC120017784 gene encoding polymeric immunoglobulin receptor-like, protein MALHLSLLLLLLIFYRLSAGKVGHVSVQTGGSITFPCHYDLNHINHVKYWCKGLGWDVCSYVVRTDHPKSSGKTSISDDITQRIFTVTMTDLTSWDSENYRCVVEFNRGPDIMIQRFYLSVTPGTSELYVEQQEVTGVEGGSVTVRCYYSNSGDMKWCRMGGDCVMWYSWTLHGTSVTLNRTSEANNRKALTVTMSGLKMENTDWYWCRVGELEMPVHITVSQQTATQRTSKMSSTTQDPTTQQPSASPTAEPIQTDNTSQGAEGNMEEVHQRSIDVKVLLISLGMLVVLTAGILVTWKMWRKHKDNKSENQPIITSADPFPDNDDVTYSTVVLKRKTQQKLQTKSAEPDDNVVYSSLALQVTTQQRAAAAQ, encoded by the exons ATggctcttcatctctccctcctccttctcctcctcatcttctacagactCTCAGCAGGTAAGG TGGGGCATGTGTCTGTGCAAACAGGAGGCTCCATCACCTTCCCATGTCACTATGATCTGAATCATATCAACCATGTGAAATACTGGTGTAAAGGATTAGGTTGGGATGTATGTTCTTATGTAGTACGCACTGACCATCCTAAGAGCAGTGGTAAGACCTCAATCTCTGATGACATCACCCAGAGAATCTTCACTGTGACCATGACTGACCTGACATCATGGGACTCTGAGAATTACAGGTGTGTTGTGGAGTTCAATAGAGGACCAGATATCATGATACAGCGGTTCTACCTATCTGTCACTCCAG GTACTTCAGAACTCTATGTGGAACAACAGGAAGTGACTGGAGTAGAAGGAGGGAGTGTCACTGTCCGTTGTTACTATAGTAACTCTGGAGATATGAAGTGGTGCAGGATGGGTGGTGATTGTGTGATGTGGTATTCTTGGACTTTACATGGAACATCAGTGACATTAAATCGGACAAGTGAAGCCAACAACAGAAAAGCCTTAACAGTGACTATGAGTGGACTGAAGATGGAGAACACTGACTGGTATTGGTGTAGAGTGGGAGAACTAGAGATGCCTGTTCACATCACTGTCAGTCAACAAACTGCAACACAGAGAACCTCTAAGATGTCCTCAA CAACCCAAGATCCAACCACTCAACAACCCTCTGCCTCTCCAACTGCTGAGCCTATTCAGACTGACAACACAAGTCAAGGAGCTGAGGGGAACATGGAGGAAGTCCACCAGAG GTCCATAGATGTGAAAGTCCTACTCATCTCTCTGGGCATGTTGGTGGTGCTGACAGCTGGTATCCTAGTAACATGGAAGATGTGGAGAAAGCATA AAGACAATAAATCTGAGAACCAGCCAATAATCACCTCAGCG GACCCATTTCCTGACAATGATGATGTAACGTACAGTACTGTCGTCCTAAAGAGGAAGACCCAGCAAAAGTTACAGACCAAG TCAGCAGAACCAGATgataatgtggtctacagctcACTAGCTCTACAGGTGACCACACAG CAGAGGGCAGCAGCAGCACAATAG